Genomic window (Streptomyces liliiviolaceus):
CAGGTCCGGTATCAACGAATCGGTTCCATGAATCGACGTCGAAATCGGCGTCGACATCACCGTCGTACTGCCCGGCCAGGGAACGGGTCCTTCTCGATGGGCCCGCCGTTGACGGCCAGGCGCAGTTGGAGCATGGCCACCAGCCGCTGATCGGGGTCGTCGATGCTGATCCCGCTCAGGGAGATCGCCTTGCGGACCCGGTAGCGCAGGGTGTTGGGGTGGACGTTGAGCGCCTCGGCGGTCCGCGCCACATCGCCGAACCCGTCAAGGTAGGCGAGCAGGGAGCGGGCCAGTTCGGATCCCTGCTCGGCGTCGTGGGCGGCGAGGGCTTCAAGTCCTTCGTGACGGGTGTCGGGATGCTCGTCCAGCAGTCGCAGCACATCCCCCAGGAGCAGCGCCGCCTGGAGCTCCGTATGGGTGGCCACCGCGCGTTCGGGAGTGCGTGCCAGTAGGTGCAGGGCGTGATAACCGCGCGTCTTCACCGCGGGGACGGCTTCGAGGTGCGGCGCGGTGCCGGCGAGGACCGCTTGGACGGGAGTACCGAACTGCCGTCGGAGTACGGTGACGAGCTCGGTGACCCAGCGCTGGATCACGGTGTCGTCGGCGGTGGCGTTCCTTCCTGGAAGCAGTACGTAGATCTGGCCGCAGGCCTGGGTGACGAGGGCGTCGCGGCGGAACGCCGAGGCATGCAGGGAGATGATCCCGGCGGACTCCTCGCGCCGCAGGTCCAGGGCCGCCGAGGCGCCGGGGTGCGCTGGTTCACGCAGGTCGACCCCGATCACGGTGGCGCCCTGCACAGGGTCGAGCCCCAGGTGACGGGCGAGAGCCCCGGCGTTGAAGCGTCCGGTCAGCAGACCGTGGGCGAGGTCGACCCGGGAGGCCAGCCGGGCGGACGCGTCCCCCTGGTAGTAGTGGTCCACGAGCTGGGGTGCGGCGAGCCGTGCCGCTCCCCGCATGGTCTCGGCGCTGCTCTCGCAGAGCGGACGCTTCCCTTCCTGGACCCAGATCGTGCCCAGGGGGCGATGGCCGGCGTTGATGCCGATGGCCAGTCGGCGCCGGTAGCCGAGGTCGGGCTGTTCCGCGGTCTCGACGACCTCCTCACCGGAGCGGAGCCGCTTGAACACGCCCGAGTCGCGCAGCACCTTGAGATACGGCTCGGGGCAGGCGCGCCCCAGGATCGTGAGTCGCCGCAGCTCGTCGGCCTCCTCGCCGGACCTGGAGTACGCGAGCACATGTCCGGCGGAGTCCTCGATACTGACCACTCCGTGGGTGACCGTGGCCAGGGTCTGGGCCAGCGAGGAGAGATCGCCCGGCGTGCCCGGGGCCGCGGCGGTCAAAGCCCCGAGACGGGTCAATCCGGCGCGCGCCTCCTGTGCCAGCTGGTCCCATCGTGCGTTCTCCGGCACAGCGAGCACGGTGATGTCCGCCTCGCGTGCGGCTTCGCGGACCCGCGCGGGAAGTCCGTCGGCGTCGACCTTGACCATCGCGGCGGCGGCGCCGGAACGACCGGCCGCCATGACGACGGGAACCGCCGCCTCGCCGCGTGCGCCCACCGCGAGGACGAGCGCCCCGGGCGAGGGCCCGAGCCGCTCGCCCGGTTCGGCGAGAATCACATCGGTGATCACAGCCTCGCCTCCCGCCACGTCGAAGGGCACGGTGAGTGCGGCGCCGCCGCACCGCCCAGGACACCGCCCAGGTTGTAGGAGAAGCCGGCACCGGAGTAGCGCACGCGGGTGGCGAAGAGCTCGGGGAGATACGCGCCGGCCGGACCGTAGATGATGCCCATGCAGAGCAGGGCGCCGCTCAACGCGACAGCGATCAGGAAGTAGTTGCGGGTATCGAGGAGCGGGAAGAGGACCGCGCCCCACACGACTCCGAACGCGGCGCCGGCGATGATGAGCTTGCGGCGGCCGACGCGGTCGGACCAGCGGGCGACGAAGAACGTCGCTGCTCCGAGCACCGCCACGGCGACCAAGACGAAGGAGAGCAGGAAGGGTATGCGCCATCCCCAGCTCTGGAACGCTCCGTCGTCGAGGACGGACGACATGACCAGGAAGGTGACGGTGGCGGCGAAGTAGCCCACGGGAGAGCCCATTTGGGGTGCCGCCGCGTACAGGCCGCGCTTCTTCTGGGGTGCGTGCTCGACGGCGAGAAGGGCCGCGCCGCCCCACTCTCCGCCGAGGCCGAGTCCCTGCACGACGCGGAGCAGCACCAGCAGGACCGGGGCCCAGACACCGAGCGTCGCGTATCCGGGCAACAGGCCGATGAGACCGGTGGAGAGTCCCATCATGAGCAGCGAGACGACGAGGACGCCCTTGCGGCCCACCCGGTCACCGAAGTGACCGAAGACCGCGGCGCCCAGCGGACGGGCGGCGAACCCGATGGCGAACGTGGAAAGGGTGGCGAGCGTGCCCGCCGTTCTGGACAGCTCGGGGAAGAACGCCTCGTCGAGTACGAGGGCTGCGGCGGTCCCGTAGATGTAGTAGTCGTAGAACTCGATCGCCGTACCGATGAAACTGGCCGTGGCGACCCGACGCATATGGCCCGGTCCCGGGGCTGTGGGACCGGGTGCGGAAACGGTGGACGCGGGTGGGGTGGAGGCGGGTGGGGTGGCGCTCATGGCATGCTCCGGGGACTGGTGGCTCTGGGCGGTGTGCGCAAGGCGGGTGGTCGTCGCAGAACGCGACCAGAAGGTGAACCTAGGGCCCGCCTGGCCCGCCGTGTCTGTCCGATCGGACAGCATTGCCCCGGGTGGCATGTCCGCTCGGACAACGTGTACTCGCGCGCCACGTCAATCAGTCATGGCTGCCGCTCCGGCCGGCCAGTGAGTGTTCTCCGGCCTCACTCCGCCGCGTGGGACCACGAGCGAGCGGTCCGGTTCGGTACGCGGTGGTCGGCGAGGGGCGTCTTCACTCGGTCTCCCCGGGGCGGCGTACCTGGTAGCGAAGGTGCGTGACGTCGCGGTCGTCCAGCCGTCGGACGAGGTCGAGCTCGATGTGCTCCCCACCGAGGTGGTCGAAGAGTCGTCGGCCTCCCCCGAGGAGCACCTGGACCAGGTGGATCTCCATCTCGTCGATGTGCCCGGCACGGAGGAGCGCCTGGGCCGCGCTCGCCCCGTGGACCATGACCGGCCGGTCCCCGGCGGCCTCGCGAGCCTGACGGGCGCATTCGTCGACATCGGTGACGAATCGCGCGTGGCCGGGTGGCACGTCCCCGTCGTCCACCTGGTGGGTGAGGACGAAGATCGGCACACCGTCGTGGTGGTCGCCCTGCCACCGCCCGGCGAGTTCGAAGGTCCGTCGGCCGGAGATCACCGCGCCGGTCGCCAGCGCCTCGCGATAGATCTGTCCGCTGGGACCGTCGGACTCGCGGTCGTCGAGCCAGTTGAAAAGACGCCCACCGGCACGTCCGAGCTCCTGGCCCGGCCGATCGTCCGGACCGGCGACGAAGCCGTCGAGCGACATGGACATGTACAGCCGAATCGGATTACGCATCCGGGTCTCCCTCTCTCCTCCATGACATCGCGATCAGTTCACGTCCCGATCCGTCGGCGGATCGGGATGTCACAGGGAAGACTTCGGGCAGTCGGCAAACTCATCGGGCCTGACGCGCCGGCCCCGATCAGTCAAGGATCGCGGTTGCCTCGACCTCGACGAGAACATCCGGCTCGAAGAGGTAATCGACTCCGATGAGGGAGGCCGGGGGCAGGGGAAGCCGGAGCCCGATCTCCTCGGCGACGGCCTCCACACCGGCCATGAAATCGCCGATCCTGTCAGGGCTCCACCGGGTCACGTAGAACGTCAGGCGCAGCACGTCCGTGAAGGACGCGCCCGCTCCCGCCAGCCCGACGGAGGTGTTGCGCAGCGCCTGGGCGACCTGCCCGGCCAGATCGCCGGGTGCGACCGGGGCCCCGTCGGCCCGGCGCGCGATCTGCCCGCTGACGTGAACGTGCCTCGTCCCGGTGCCCACGGCGACGTGGTGGTACGGGGTCGGCTGCAGCATGCCTTCCGGCGTGAAGTACTGAACAGTCATGGTCTTCTCTCCTCCGGAGTAAGTATCCGTAAGCTACTTAGTAGGAGAAGGACACTTCAACGAGACCAGGTTTCGCCATGGATACCGACGACGAACTCCTCATCGAGGCCCCGCACCGCGAACTGCTCGATCAGATCCTCGACAAGTGGTCGCTGAGCGTCCTCAACGAGCTCTGCGAACGCCCGTGCCGCTTCAACGAACTGCGCCGGGCCATCCCCCAGGTCACGCAGAAATCGCTGACCGTGACGCTCCGGCGGCTGGAACGCAACGGCGTGATCGAGCGCGAGGTCGTCTCCACCCGCCCCGTGGCGGTCCTGTACCGGATCACACCCCTCGGCAAGACCCTTCGGCACCCCATCGACGTGCTGCTGGAGTGGGCCTCACGGAACATGCCCGCCATCGAACGCGCACGCGAAGACTTCGACAGTCAGGAAGAAGCCGACCTGTGAGAGGTCCATGCGCAGAGTGCGTCACAGACGAACCGACGTCGACGTCTGCAGCACCTCCTCGTCGTCGGTGAAGGCGCCGGATGTCGTCGCCCCGCCGAGGAGCGCGGTGACGACGAGTGCCGCCGCACCGACAAGTGCCCACCGCAACCGCCAGGACCTGGTGCGCGCCGGCGCGTCGACCGGCGGTGCGACGTTCGCGGGCGCGAGGCCCACAGACCTGACCTCTGCGGGTACGGGTACGTCTACGGGACCGCACGCGATGCCGGTGCGGGCGTCCAGCCAAGCCTCCGCCTCGTCGCCCCGGATTCCGCAGGCCGCGACGAACGCCGCGACGAGTTCCTCACGCGGAAGCCGTTCCCTGCCGAGCATGGTCGCCGCGGTGGAGTACGGCAGACAGTGACCGGCGTCGGCCGCATGGCGTTCCAGTCGGCGGTAGCTCAGACCTGACCAGGCCTTGAGCCGTCGCAGCGCCGCCACGAAGGCGGCGGCGTCGGTGTCCGGCGGTGTGGGCGGTGCGGTGGTCATGACGCTGGTCCCCCTGATGAGCTGGACGTACACGGGCTCGCACAAGCTCGAACACCCTGACAGCTTGAAGAGCGGAAGCGGCGACCGTCAACCTCGGTGCGGATTCCCGATGTTGGAGGTCATAGGTCATATGGGTCTGCCCCGTAGTCGCCGCACCCGCACCGCCGTCACCGCCCTGGCCACCTTGCTGATGCTGGGCGCGTGCTCCCAGGAGGGTGACGCCCGGCGGCCGGCCACCCGGTCCGCCGCGGCCACCCCGACGGCGCGCGACGGGGAGTCGGTCGCCGACTTCCTGCACCGTGCCCTGCCCGCCGGGGCCGGCGGCACCGTGATCGCCGCACGCGGTGACGAACTCGCGTACTGCGGAGGGTTCGGCGCGGCGGACCGCGCCTCCGGCACTCCCGCGAGCTGCCGCACCGTGTACGACGTCATGTCGATCACGAAGCAGTTCACCGCCGCCGCGATCCTGAAGCTGGAGGTGAGGGGACGGCTGCGGGTGAGCGACCGGATCAGCCGCTTCCTGGGGCCGGTGCCCATGGACAAGCGCGACATCACGATCGACCAGTTGCTCACACACACCTCGGGTCTCGTGGAGGCACTCGGCGACGACTACCACCCCGTCACGCGCGACGAACTGGTGCGACAGGCACTGGCATCGAAACCGCAGTCGCCCCCGGGGAAGGAGTTCCACTACTCCAACACCGGATACAGCCTGCTCGCCGCGATCGTCGAGAAGGCGTCCGGGGAGGGGTACGAGCCGTTCCTGGCCCGGCACCTGTTCGCCCCGGCCGACATGGAACGCACGGGATACGTCCTGCCCCGGTGGCCACGGCACTTGATCGCGGTGGAGTACGACAGCAAGGGGCGCAGCCAGGGCAGGCCCGTCGACCATCCCTGGGCGCCCGACGGGCCGTACTGGCATCTGCGGGGCAACGGCGGCATGCTCTCCACCGCCGAGGACATGTTCCGGTGGCACCGGGCCCTCTCGGGCGACGAGATCCTGCCGCACCAGGCCAGGCGGAAGCTGTTCGCGCCGCGCGTACGGGTGCCCGGCCTGGACGGCTCGTACGGATACGGCTGGGCCGTCCGCGAGACCCCCGCCGGACGGACCGTCTGGCACAACGGCGGCAACGACTGGTCGCTGGCCTACCTCACGAGGTCGCTGCGCGACGGCGTCCTGGTCTTCTGGGTGAGCAACCACGCGTACCAGAAGGGCAAATGGAACCTGGAGGACCAGGCGGAGACCCTGACACAGGGCATCACCGACCGAGTCCGCACCGAGAACCGCTGAACCAGTAGCCCCTCGACGCGACACCCAGGTGTTCGGCCGGCTGTTCTTGGCGGGAACCAGGCGATCAAGTCCCTCCCCCGAACGGGAGAGACCCCGGTCATGCCGTCAGGCGGGTGCCGCGGCGCCAGACCGCGCGGGTGTTGAGGGTGTCGCCGATGTCGCTGGTCGGGTCGCCGTCAACCAGGAGGAGGTCGGCGCGGAGGCCCTCGGCGATGCGGCCCCGGTCGCTGAGGCGGAAGCGGCGGGCCGTGGTCGCCGTGGCCGCGCGCAGGGCCCGTGCGGGTGTGAGGCCGGCCGCCACCAGGTACTGCAGTTCGTGGTGCAGGCTCGCTCCGTGCGCCAGGCCCCCGAAGAACGTCTCGGGCATGGAGACGTCGGTACCGGCCAGCACGTCGACACCGGCGGCGTCCAGCGCGCGCACGGTGTCGTACACGTCGTCGAGCTTGCCCTGCGGGTAGCGGTTGTAGCTGGAGCGCAGGGTCCGGTCCCACGCGTCGTCGAGGCGTGCGGCGACCCGGGGGTCGTCGGCGAGTGCGCTGCCGGTGATCCCCATCATCGAGGCGTTGAGGGTGACGCAGGGGATGACGAACATGCCCGCGTCCCTGATGAGGGCGATGATCTCGGCGGTGTGCGGCTGGTCCATGAACACATGGGTGACGCCGTCGACACCGGCTTCGGCGGCCATCCTGGTGGCGTCCACGGTCAGCGCGTGGGCCACGGTGAGGGCGCCGTACTTCTTGGCTTCGGCGACACCGGCGTTCACGGTGGCCTGGTCGAGCGAGGGCAGCCCGGGGTGTCCCTCCACGCTGCCGTCGTCGATCATCAACTTGATGAAGTCGGATCCCCGGGCGAGGAGCTGCGGCACGTAGGCGGCGGCTTCCTCGGGGGTGGTGGAGAACGGCATCAGGGGCATCACCGGGGGAAGGTCCCACTTGGGCCGGAACCCCTCGGGCATCAGCTCGCTCGGGTGTCCGCCGGGCGGCGTGATGGCGAAACCGGAGGAGCGCACATCGGCCTGTGTGTCGTCATCGGTGATGGCCCCCCGGTTCTCCCGGGTGTTCATCCCCTGCATCTCCAGTTCGGTCGTCACCCCGAACCGCAGGGCGAGCGCCAGGGACCCCGGAGCGGAGTGGACATGGGCGTCGATGAGTCCCGGCAGCAGGGTGGCGCCGCTGCCGTCGACGATCTCGCTGCCCTGCGGGGCGTCGCCGCCGACGCGGGCGATCCTCCCGTCCTCGATGACCACGGTCTGCACGCCGACCGTCTTCTCCCCGTCGAAGATCTGCGCGCCTGTGATCGCGGTGAGCGCCATGGCGGTCCGCCTCATTTCCTGGTTCGTTCTGTATTTACATACCTAATGCTATGCACTTATTGAATGGTATGCAAATGAGTCTGCCGGGCCTAGACTCGGTACATGAGCAGCACGTCCTCCTCCGAGCAGCCCTCCGACGACCCGACGCTGGATCAGATCGGCCCGGCGCTGTCCCGTCTGCGGCGTCGCACACCGGCATCGAGCAAGGACCTCTCCCGCAACCTCGTGCTCAACGTCATCGCCGACGCGCCGGGCGAGACGACCGTCGGCGGGCTCGCCGCCGAGATGGGCGTCGCGCAACCCGTGGCCAGCCGGACCGTCGCCGCCTGCATAGAGGACGGACTGCTGCGCCGGGCGGCGTCCCAGTCCGACGGACGCCGCACCGTGCTGGAACTCACCGAGCACGGCGAGGCCGAACGCGAACGCTTCGCCGCCGAACAGCGAAAGGCGTTCCTGGAGATCACGGTCGCCTGGTCGCCGGAGGAGCGGACCCAGTTCACACGACTCCTGACACGGTACGGAGCCGACGCCACCGCCTGGTCGAGGAACCGGACCCCGAACCGCGACTGACGGTCCCGTCCGGATCTCGGCTCAGCGGCGGCGTCGACGGCGGGCCGCGACCGCCTCCGGGTCGAGCTGCGGGTCCGTCCACTCGGCGGCCAGGTCGAGACTCGCCTGACGGCCGGCCGCGATGTGGCCGTGCGCGAGGGCCGCGGCCCGGTCGCCGTCGCCCGCCTGGATCGCGTCGTACAACTCCTCGTGCTCGCTGCACTGTTGGGCCGGGTCCCGCTGGGCGGTGAGGCGGAACAACCAGTGCGTACGCGCCTCCAGTGGGCGCATGATGCCGGTCAGGAGCGGGTTGTCGGCGAGGTCGACGATGTCGATGTGGAAGCCCGCGTTGGCGGCGGCGATCGCGTCGCGGTCACCGGCGCGGGTCGCGGCGCGGGCGCTGTCGAGGCGGTCGGAAAGCCGCTTCAGGCCGGCCCGGTCGGTACGTTCGGCCGCCAGCCGGGCGGCGAGCGACTCCAGTGATTCCCGCACGTCGAACAGGTTCCGTACGTCCGCGGGGGTGAACGGGGCGACCAGGGCACCGCGGTGCGGCACGAGGAGGACCAGACCGTCGGCTTCCAGCAGCCGCAGAGCCTCCCGCAGCGGAATCCGGGAGACCTCCAGTTCGGCGGCGAGGTCGCGTTCCACCAGGCGCTGTCCGGGCCGCAGTTCAGCCTCGACGATCCGTTGACGCAGCGAGTCGTAGGCACGCTGGCGCAGGTATCCGCGCGGCTCGGCGGACGGTCCGGCGCTCTTGACCACGGGTTTCCTCCAGTTTCCGGGGCTGCTCACTCTAGGCCGCCACCCGGCAGGCGCAGCGAGTGCTAACCGCGCCCTAACACCGCTGAAACACAGGGCTTCCACACTGATTGCCACTTAACGGTATACCAGTAACCGGCTCTCGGCCCTGTCCCCCGGAGGCACTCGATGCCGCAGTTCCGTCCCCTCGTCCGCACGCGCACCCGTCCCCGTACTCGCTCCCGCAGCCTCAACCGTGCGCTGGCCTGTGCCGCCGCGTTCGGCGGGCTCGTCGCGCTCACCGGATGCGGCGGGTCCCCGTCGGCGAGCACCGCCGACAGCACGTTCAAGGTGGGTGTGCTCTTCCCCGGCTCGCTCTCCGACGACGGCTTCATGGAGTCGGCGTACCGCGGCTACCAGCGGGCCGCGAAGAAGCACGACGGCACGATCGCGTTCAGCAAGGTCGAACAGGTCACCACCGCCGACTACGAGCAGGCC
Coding sequences:
- a CDS encoding PucR family transcriptional regulator: MITDVILAEPGERLGPSPGALVLAVGARGEAAVPVVMAAGRSGAAAAMVKVDADGLPARVREAAREADITVLAVPENARWDQLAQEARAGLTRLGALTAAAPGTPGDLSSLAQTLATVTHGVVSIEDSAGHVLAYSRSGEEADELRRLTILGRACPEPYLKVLRDSGVFKRLRSGEEVVETAEQPDLGYRRRLAIGINAGHRPLGTIWVQEGKRPLCESSAETMRGAARLAAPQLVDHYYQGDASARLASRVDLAHGLLTGRFNAGALARHLGLDPVQGATVIGVDLREPAHPGASAALDLRREESAGIISLHASAFRRDALVTQACGQIYVLLPGRNATADDTVIQRWVTELVTVLRRQFGTPVQAVLAGTAPHLEAVPAVKTRGYHALHLLARTPERAVATHTELQAALLLGDVLRLLDEHPDTRHEGLEALAAHDAEQGSELARSLLAYLDGFGDVARTAEALNVHPNTLRYRVRKAISLSGISIDDPDQRLVAMLQLRLAVNGGPIEKDPFPGRAVRR
- a CDS encoding MFS transporter encodes the protein MSATPPASTPPASTVSAPGPTAPGPGHMRRVATASFIGTAIEFYDYYIYGTAAALVLDEAFFPELSRTAGTLATLSTFAIGFAARPLGAAVFGHFGDRVGRKGVLVVSLLMMGLSTGLIGLLPGYATLGVWAPVLLVLLRVVQGLGLGGEWGGAALLAVEHAPQKKRGLYAAAPQMGSPVGYFAATVTFLVMSSVLDDGAFQSWGWRIPFLLSFVLVAVAVLGAATFFVARWSDRVGRRKLIIAGAAFGVVWGAVLFPLLDTRNYFLIAVALSGALLCMGIIYGPAGAYLPELFATRVRYSGAGFSYNLGGVLGGAAAPHSPCPSTWREARL
- a CDS encoding dihydrofolate reductase family protein, producing the protein MRNPIRLYMSMSLDGFVAGPDDRPGQELGRAGGRLFNWLDDRESDGPSGQIYREALATGAVISGRRTFELAGRWQGDHHDGVPIFVLTHQVDDGDVPPGHARFVTDVDECARQAREAAGDRPVMVHGASAAQALLRAGHIDEMEIHLVQVLLGGGRRLFDHLGGEHIELDLVRRLDDRDVTHLRYQVRRPGETE
- a CDS encoding RidA family protein, whose product is MTVQYFTPEGMLQPTPYHHVAVGTGTRHVHVSGQIARRADGAPVAPGDLAGQVAQALRNTSVGLAGAGASFTDVLRLTFYVTRWSPDRIGDFMAGVEAVAEEIGLRLPLPPASLIGVDYLFEPDVLVEVEATAILD
- a CDS encoding winged helix-turn-helix transcriptional regulator, which encodes MDTDDELLIEAPHRELLDQILDKWSLSVLNELCERPCRFNELRRAIPQVTQKSLTVTLRRLERNGVIEREVVSTRPVAVLYRITPLGKTLRHPIDVLLEWASRNMPAIERAREDFDSQEEADL
- a CDS encoding serine hydrolase domain-containing protein gives rise to the protein MGLPRSRRTRTAVTALATLLMLGACSQEGDARRPATRSAAATPTARDGESVADFLHRALPAGAGGTVIAARGDELAYCGGFGAADRASGTPASCRTVYDVMSITKQFTAAAILKLEVRGRLRVSDRISRFLGPVPMDKRDITIDQLLTHTSGLVEALGDDYHPVTRDELVRQALASKPQSPPGKEFHYSNTGYSLLAAIVEKASGEGYEPFLARHLFAPADMERTGYVLPRWPRHLIAVEYDSKGRSQGRPVDHPWAPDGPYWHLRGNGGMLSTAEDMFRWHRALSGDEILPHQARRKLFAPRVRVPGLDGSYGYGWAVRETPAGRTVWHNGGNDWSLAYLTRSLRDGVLVFWVSNHAYQKGKWNLEDQAETLTQGITDRVRTENR
- a CDS encoding amidohydrolase family protein, which codes for MALTAITGAQIFDGEKTVGVQTVVIEDGRIARVGGDAPQGSEIVDGSGATLLPGLIDAHVHSAPGSLALALRFGVTTELEMQGMNTRENRGAITDDDTQADVRSSGFAITPPGGHPSELMPEGFRPKWDLPPVMPLMPFSTTPEEAAAYVPQLLARGSDFIKLMIDDGSVEGHPGLPSLDQATVNAGVAEAKKYGALTVAHALTVDATRMAAEAGVDGVTHVFMDQPHTAEIIALIRDAGMFVIPCVTLNASMMGITGSALADDPRVAARLDDAWDRTLRSSYNRYPQGKLDDVYDTVRALDAAGVDVLAGTDVSMPETFFGGLAHGASLHHELQYLVAAGLTPARALRAATATTARRFRLSDRGRIAEGLRADLLLVDGDPTSDIGDTLNTRAVWRRGTRLTA
- a CDS encoding MarR family winged helix-turn-helix transcriptional regulator; translation: MSSTSSSEQPSDDPTLDQIGPALSRLRRRTPASSKDLSRNLVLNVIADAPGETTVGGLAAEMGVAQPVASRTVAACIEDGLLRRAASQSDGRRTVLELTEHGEAERERFAAEQRKAFLEITVAWSPEERTQFTRLLTRYGADATAWSRNRTPNRD
- a CDS encoding GntR family transcriptional regulator, with the protein product MVKSAGPSAEPRGYLRQRAYDSLRQRIVEAELRPGQRLVERDLAAELEVSRIPLREALRLLEADGLVLLVPHRGALVAPFTPADVRNLFDVRESLESLAARLAAERTDRAGLKRLSDRLDSARAATRAGDRDAIAAANAGFHIDIVDLADNPLLTGIMRPLEARTHWLFRLTAQRDPAQQCSEHEELYDAIQAGDGDRAAALAHGHIAAGRQASLDLAAEWTDPQLDPEAVAARRRRRR